Proteins encoded together in one Muntiacus reevesi chromosome 22, mMunRee1.1, whole genome shotgun sequence window:
- the DSPP gene encoding dentin sialophosphoprotein → MKIIVYFCIWAVAWAIPVPQIKPLERHAVDKTVNLNLLAKSKVPIQDALNANDTTKESAGLMHENERGRQQDTKDGYKGERNGSEWAELGGKISSTGSTLVNEKGNTEDLKGGTGKPETYDQDGIQGQEDSTSANGLRGQVSIIQDAGAANGSHIDGITENNSQNAGVGNTSQSEDATVVQEDGHQVAGSNNSTGQEDEINGNICRNGADTSETTPQREGERNGNEEAGVLPVGSGAGNGEDVGLDNFEGSPSGNGADEGEDKGSGDDGGEETGNGEKGSDPSKGQEGQSHGEEDDEDNSLGKNSVSSEDDGPGDNEDAQVIGGDNISKSEEDSAGIPEDNDSQKTEDTQKPSHGENKAMENRITEKSEPPAIGKGQVKGMEMESPSSGHRNNITKEGGKVNEDKESKGQHGMIVGKGNVKTQGEIDIIQGAGQKLEPGNKLGPSKTQSDSNSDGYDSYEFDDESMQGDDPNSSDESNGSDDANSEGDNNHSSRGDTSYNSDESNEHGNDSGSKGDDDGSDNTSDANDSGSDGNGSNGGDDNGKSGNSKDKSDSSDSSDSSDNSDSDSKSDSDSSDSSDSSDSSDSSDSDSKSDSDSSDSSDSSDSSDSSDSSDSSDSDSKSDSDSSDSSDSSDSSDSSDSSDSSDSSDSSDSDSKSDSDSSDSSDSSDSSDSSDSSDRDSKSDSDSSDSSDSSDSDSKSDSSDSSDSSDSDSKSDSSDSSDSSDSDSKSDSSDSSDSSDSDSKSDSSDSSDSSDSDSKSDSSDSSDSSDSDSKSDSSDSSDSSDSSDSSDSSDSSDSDSKSESDSSDSDSSDSSDSNTKSDSDSSDSSDSDSSDSSDSSDSDSKSDSDSSDSSDSSDSDSKSDSSDSSDSDSSDSSDSSESDNKSDSDSSDSSDSSDSDSKSDSNSSDSSDSSDSSDSSDSSNSDSSNSSDSDSKSDSDSSDSSDSSDSSDSSNSDSSDSSDSDSKSDSDSSDSSDSSDSSDSSDSSDSSDSSDSDSSNSSDSDRKSDSDSSDSSDSSDSSDSSDSSDSDSKSDSDSSDSSDSSDSSDSSDSSDSDSSDSDSKSDSDSKSDSDSSDSSDSSDSSDSSDSSDSDSSDSDSKSDSDSKSDSDSSDSSDSDSKSDSDSSDSSDSSDSSDSSDSSDSSDSSDSDSSDSSDSDSKSDSDSSDSSDSSDKSDSKSKSGNGNNNGSSSDSDSDSEGSDSNHSTSDD, encoded by the exons GTTCCTCAAATCAAGCCGTTGGAGAGACATGCTGTTGACAAAACTGTGAATTTAAATCTTCTAGCAAAATCAAAAGTGCCAATACAG gaTGCATTAAATGCCAATGATACCACCAAAGAAAGTGCTGGCCTCATGCATGAAAATGAACGAGGAAGGCAACAGGATACCAAAGATGGTtacaaaggagagagaaatggttctgagtgggcagagctgggagggaaAATTTCTTCTACAGGTTCCACATTAGTAAATGAAAAGGGGAATACAGAGGATCTAAAGGGGGGCACAGGAAAACCAGAAACATACGATCAGGATGGGATCCAAGGACAAGAAGATAGCACCAGTGCAAACGGCCTCAGGGGACAAGTAAGCATCATCCAAGATGCTGGAGCAGCAAATGGGAGCCATATTGATGGGATTACTGAGAACAATTCCCAAAATGCGGGTGTTGGAAATACAAGTCAAAGTGAGGACGCCACTGTTGTCCAAGAAGATGGACATCAAGTAGCTGGAAGCAATAACAGTACAGGTCAGGAGGATGAAATCAACGGGAATATCTGTAGAAATGGGGCTGACACAAGTGAAACAACACCTCAGAGAGAAGGCGAGAGAAATGGGAATGAAGAGGCAGGGGTATTGCCAGTGGGAAGTGGAGCTGGCAACGGAGAAGATGTTGGTTTGGATAATTTTGAAGGAAGTCCTAGTGGGAATGGAGCAGATGAAGGTGAAGACAAGGGCTCTGGTGATGATGGAGGTGAAGAAACAGGGAATGGAGAAAAGGGTAGTGACCCCAGCAAGGGCCAGGAGGGTCAGTCTCATGGAGAAGAGGATGATGAGGACAATAGCTTAGGTAAAAATTCAGTTAGTAGTGAAGATGATGGCCCTGGGGACAATGAAGATGCCCAAGTCATTGGTGGAGACAACATCTCCAAGAGTGAGGAAGATTCTGCCGGTATTCCAGAAGACAATGATAGCCAGAAAACAGAGGACACTCAGAAACCCAGTCACGGAGAGAACAAAGCTATGGAAAATAGAATCACCGAAAAGTCAGAGCCACCTGCTATTGGGAAGGGCCAAGTTAAG GGAATGGAAATGGAAAGTCCTAGCAGTGGGCACAGAAACAATATTACCAAAGAAGGTGGGAAAGTTAATGAAGATAAAGAGAGTAAAGGCCAGCATGGAATGATTGTGGGCAAAGGAAATGTCAAGACACAAGGAGAGATTGACATTATACAAGGAGCTGGCCAGAAACTGGAACCTGGAAATAAGCTTGGACCCAGCAAAACACAGAGTGACAGTAACAGTGATGGATATGACAGTTACGAGTTTGATGATGAATCCATGCAAGGAGATGACCCCAACAGCAGTGATGAGTCTAATGGCAGTGATGATGCCAATTCTGAAGGTGATAATAATCACAGTAGCCGAGGAGATACTTCTTATAACTCTGATGAATCAAATGAGCATGGCAATGACAGTGGCtcaaaaggagatgatgatgGTAGTGATAACACATCAGATGCTAATGACAGTGGTAGTGATGGCAATGGTAGCAATGGAGGTGATGACAATGGCAAATCAGGCAACAGCAAAGATAAATCAGACAGCAGTGACAGCAGTGACAGCAGTGACAATAGTGACAGTGACAGTAAATCAGACAGTGACAGCAGCGACAGTAGTGACAGTAGTGACAGCAGTGACAGCAGCGATAGTGACAGCAAATCAGATAGTGACAGCAGTGACAGCAGCGACAGTAGTGACAGTAGTGACAGCAGTGACAGCAGTGATAGCAGCGATAGTGACAGTAAATCAGACAGTGACAGCAGTGACAGCAGCGACAGTAGTGACAGTAGTGACAGCAGTGACAGTAGTGACAGTAGTGACAGCAGTGACAGTAGTGACAGTGACAGTAAATCAGACAGTGACAGCAGTGACAGCAGCGACAGTAGTGACAGCAGTGACAGCAGTGACAGCAGCGATAGAGACAGCAAATCAGATAGTGACAGCAGTGACAGTAGTGACAGCAGTGACAGTGACAGCAAATCAGACAGCAGTGACAGCAGTGACAGCAGCGATAGTGACAGCAAATCAGACAGCAGTGACAGTAGTGACAGCAGTGACAGTGACAGCAAATCAGACAGTAGTGACAGCAGTGACAGCAGCGATAGTGACAGCAAATCAGACAGCAGTGACAGCAGTGACAGTAGTGACAGTGACAGCAAATCAGACAGTAGTGACAGCAGTGACAGCAGCGATAGTGACAGCAAATCAGACAGCAGTGACAGCAGTGACAGTAGTGACAGCAGCGATAGTAGTGACAGCAGTGACAGCAGTGATAGTGACAGTAAATCAGAGAGTGACAGCAGTGACAGTGACAGCAGTGACAGCAGTGATAGCAACACTAAATCTGACAGTGACAGCAGCGACAGCAGTGACAGTGATAGCAGCGATAGTAGTGACAGCAGCGATAGTGACAGCAAATCAGATAGTGACAGCAGTGACAGCAGTGACAGCAGCGATAGTGACAGTAAATCAGACAGTAGTGACAGCAGTGACAGTGATAGCAGCGATAGTAGTGACAGCAGTGAGAGTGACAACAAATCAGATAGTGATAGCAGTGACAGCAGTGACAGCAGTGACAGTGACAGTAAATCAGACAGTAACAGCAGTGACAGTAGTGACAGCAGCGATAGCAGTGATAGTAGTGACAGCAGCAATAGtgacagcagcaacagcagcgaTAGTGACAGTAAATCAGACAGTGACAGCAGCGACAGCAGTGACAGCAGCGATAGTAGTGACAGCAGCAATAGTGACAGCAGTGACAGCAGCGATAGTGACAGTAAATCAGACAGTGACAGCAGTGACAGTAGTGACAGCAGCGATAGCAGCGATAGTAGTGACAGCAGTGATAGTAGTGACAGCAGCGATAGtgacagcagcaacagcagcgaTAGTGACAGGAAATCAGACAGTGACAGCAGTGACAGCAGCGATAGTAGTGACAGCAGTGATAGTAGTGACAGCAGCGATAGTGACAGTAAATCAGACAGTGACAGCAGTGACAGCAGCGATAGTAGTGACAGCAGTGATAGTAGTGACAGCAGCGATAGTGACAGCAGCGATAGTGACAGTAAATCAGACAGTGACAGCAAATCAGACAGTGACAGCAGTGACAGCAGCGATAGTAGTGACAGCAGTGATAGTAGTGACAGCAGCGATAGTGACAGCAGCGATAGTGACAGTAAATCAGACAGTGACAGCAAATCAGACAGTGACAGCAGTGACAGCAGCGATAGTGACAGCAAATCAGACAGTGACAGCAGTGACAGCAGCGATAGCAGCGATAGCAGTGACAGCAGTGACAGCAGCGATAGTAGTGACAGCAGCGATAGTGACAGCAGTGACAGCAGCGATAGTGACAGCAAATCAGACAGTGACAGCAGTGACAGCAGTGACAGCAGTGATAAGAGTGACAGCAAGAGCAAGTCTGGTAATGGCAACAACAATGGAAGTAGTAGTGACAGTGACAGTGACAGTGAAGGCAGTGACAGTAACCACTCAACAAGTGATGATTAG